The following coding sequences are from one Babesia microti strain RI apicoplast complete genome window:
- the rpoB gene encoding DNA-directed RNA polymerase subunit beta, producing MYILDNISYSNFKTLILNNIIILLNKIIYNSKNFKFFKKLFNITYYPSLVQFSSSKLNNISNNIYKPINNLLSIYIPIKLNFITLNKQIKFLFNILNIPKISSTSYLTIKGINRISLPSFNSLFKYYTNKKNLITFFYNKTYSIKINSTKFITINLDLIKGINYNFNFLYLYNFKFNKKNKKKINKNYNNIFNLELFKIFTNTITYLTYNYNTINYDSLCYKFILNYSDYILKSISYYKHILLLKNNKILKYNKHSSISEIILKENILTHPLFQIIDQTNCLCELIYQYKIHMSHETIYNKFSIIRNIRLIKGDYITKLSPLSTNEGESAGIISSLIYLNSLHNKKLRTILNKSNKLFNTVKFDSTSLTFNKNYLIHNYNNLKKYYNININNFNEFGEFKISNNINNNKLYSTLNEILSISESIIPFILNNDPCRGLMGSKMHCQALPLIYPDIPNIFTKNNKINKITKTNCIISYSSGIVINVNKYKIIIQDIHNRIITYYINPIKINNYNHSYLNHILVWPGDKVTYGKILVTNKNYINLELSLGKNILIGYCNYFGNDHEDAIILKKNLLYNDCMLSIKFDIYETFILNYNNYSEFINTKLNNYNKLLLENNIIIPKIKLIFNNYNNNIKLLPNIIFNNHIPIIYKFIKITKGNSSRIIKIESIIKDTFNINNNKNYNIKINIITINFNKLNVGDKLCGRHGNKGVISCILDDINIPYTSFDLIPDILINPISSISRMNIGQILEGSCGFYTFLNKSRLNVPYFINTSKFINNFISSFNSLYKYKLLLFINSHKISKIFVKNPLLGSSYYNNIVIYYSYFLRLSHIIKNKIQLRSIGKYNEITQQPDNNKTINKGQRFGEMEFWALEAHGSSFNLKELLYIKSNKSKYNNKLMISDSFNSLCLELNSLNLNIIKNNNDIIF from the coding sequence ATGTATATATTAGATAATATATCCTATTCAAATTTTAAAACATTAATATTAAATAATATTATAATATTATTAAATAAAATAATTTATAATTCTAAAAATTTTAAATTTTTTAAAAAATTATTTAATATAACTTATTATCCATCATTAGTACAATTTTCATCTTCAAAATTAAATAATATTTCAAATAATATATATAAACCAATAAATAATTTATTATCTATATATATACCTATTAAATTAAATTTTATTACATTAAATAAACAAATTAAATTTTTATTTAATATATTAAATATACCAAAAATATCTTCAACAAGTTATTTAACTATAAAAGGTATTAATAGAATATCTTTACCTTCTTTTAATAGTTTATTTAAATATTATACAAATAAAAAAAATTTAATAACATTTTTTTATAATAAAACATATTCAATAAAAATAAATTCAACAAAATTTATAACTATAAATTTAGATTTAATAAAAGGTATAAATTATAATTTTAATTTTTTATATTTATATAACTTTAAATTTAATAAAAAAAATAAAAAAAAAATAAATAAAAATTATAATAATATATTTAATTTAGAATTATTTAAAATATTTACAAATACAATAACATATTTAACTTATAATTATAATACTATAAATTATGATTCTTTATGTTATAAATTTATTTTAAATTATAGTGATTATATATTAAAATCTATTTCATATTATAAACATATATTATTATTAAAAAATAATAAAATATTAAAATATAATAAACACTCTTCAATAAGTGAAATTATTTTAAAAGAAAATATTTTAACACATCCATTATTTCAAATAATAGATCAAACAAATTGTTTATGTGAGTTAATATATCAATATAAGATTCATATGTCACATGAAACAATTTATAATAAATTTTCTATAATTAGAAATATAAGACTAATAAAAGGAGATTATATAACTAAATTAAGTCCATTATCTACAAATGAAGGTGAGTCTGCTGGTATTATATCATCATTAATATATTTAAATTCTTTACATAATAAAAAATTAAGAACTATATTAAATAAATCTAATAAATTATTTAATACTGTTAAATTTGATTCTACTTCATTAACTTTTAATAAAAATTATTTAATACATAATTATAATAATTTAAAAAAATATTATAATATTAATATAAATAATTTTAATGAATTTGGTGAATTTAAAATATCTAATAATATAAATAATAATAAATTATATTCAACTTTAAATGAAATATTATCGATATCTGAATCAATAATACCTTTTATACTTAATAATGATCCTTGTAGGGGTCTTATGGGTTCAAAAATGCATTGTCAAGCGTTACCACTTATATATCCGGACATACCTAATATATTTACAAAAAATAATAAAATAAATAAAATTACTAAAACAAATTGTATAATTTCCTATTCATCTGGTATTGTAATAAATGTAAATAAATATAAAATAATTATTCAAGATATACATAATAGAATAATTACATATTATATAAATCCAATAAAAATAAATAATTATAATCATTCTTATTTAAATCATATATTAGTGTGGCCAGGTGATAAAGTAACTTATGGTAAAATATTAGTTACTAATAAAAATTATATTAATTTAGAATTATCTTTAGGAAAAAATATATTAATTGGTTATTGTAATTATTTTGGTAATGATCATGAAGATGCTATAATATTAAAAAAAAATTTACTTTATAATGACTGTATGTTATCAATAAAATTTGATATTTATGAAACATTTATATTAAATTATAATAATTATTCTGAATTTATAAACACAAAACTAAATAATTATAATAAGTTGTTACTAGAAAATAATATTATAATACCAAAAATAAAATTAATATTTAATAATTATAATAATAATATTAAACTTTTACCAAATATAATATTTAATAATCATATACCTATTATATATAAATTTATAAAAATAACTAAAGGAAATTCAAGTAGAATTATTAAAATAGAATCTATAATTAAAGATACTTTTAATATTAATAATAATAAAAATTATAATATTAAAATAAATATAATAACAATTAATTTTAATAAATTAAATGTTGGTGATAAATTATGTGGTAGGCACGGTAATAAAGGAGTTATATCTTGTATTTTAGATGATATAAATATTCCTTATACAAGTTTTGATTTAATTCCAGATATATTAATAAATCCTATAAGTTCAATATCTAGAATGAATATAGGGCAAATATTGGAAGGTTCTTGCGGTTTTTATACTTTTTTAAATAAGTCTAGATTAAATGTTCCCTATTTTATAAATACATCTAAATTTATAAATAATTTTATAAGTTCATTTAATTCTTTATATAAATATAAATTATTACTATTTATAAATTCACATAAAATTTCAAAAATATTTGTTAAAAATCCTTTATTAGGTTCTAGTTATTATAATAATATAGTTATATATTATTCTTATTTTTTAAGATTAAGTCATATAATTAAAAATAAAATTCAATTAAGATCAATAGGTAAATATAATGAAATTACTCAACAACCTGATAATAATAAAACTATAAATAAAGGTCAACGTTTTGGTGAAATGGAATTTTGGGCATTAGAAGCTCATGGTTCTTCTTTTAATTTAAAAGAGTTGTTGTATATAAAATCTAATAAATCTAAATATAATAATAAATTAATGATATCTGATTCTTTTAATTCATTATGTTTAGAATTAAATAGTTTAAACTTAAATATAATAAAAAATAATAATGACATCATATTTTAA
- the rpoC1 gene encoding DNA-directed RNA polymerase subunit beta', producing MLKLLSSYDICKLIIRKYYNKIIIGIVSSPLTLNIKTSSPFNYGLFCEKIFDYIKYCNICKNNYFNINRLDCNYCCFCNNILKYNKYRKYRFGAILLNFPILINNKLLELYLYKNYIKNIKYIVYENSEFNYTNSEFIIKNFLNKISKFILYNNNFITYFNNKKLIYYLNNNLIKNIFILLFPITPTNTRKLSNNKYTINNIYSKLIEINNIINYKYNTNSYNINKLINIFKLYKLINNIISIDKNFLINKTSLLNLKKKNGILKQQLLGCRSDFSSRTVIIPGSDININNIGIPLNIVKYILSGYLIHNNNNKITTNNFKIQLNNIIKYNYIIANRPPTLHKMNIQSFSPIIIENKAIKLSPLTCLGYNADFDGDQMSLFAPYYKSSNIESKIKLRFLSNIMSPTTLKNLSIPTQGILVGYLNLAIIHEIYFYKNLNNYFNLNLIDILETYNIYCNSLNSEHKIFIKIKNKFELITINRSIIKFNNTIFNLY from the coding sequence ATATTAAAATTATTATCATCATATGATATATGTAAATTAATAATAAGAAAATATTATAATAAAATAATAATAGGAATTGTATCATCCCCATTAACATTAAATATAAAAACTTCTTCTCCTTTTAATTATGGTTTATTTTGTGAAAAAATATTTGACTATATAAAATATTGTAATATATGTAAAAATAATTATTTTAATATAAATAGATTAGATTGTAATTATTGTTGTTTTTGTAATAATATATTAAAATATAATAAATATAGAAAATATAGGTTTGGTGCAATATTACTTAATTTTCCAATATTAATTAATAATAAATTATTAGAACTATATTTATATAAAAATTATATAAAAAATATTAAATATATTGTATATGAAAATTCTGAATTTAATTATACTAATTCAGAGTTTATAATAAAAAATTTTCTAAATAAAATTTCAAAATTTATATTATATAATAATAATTTTATAACATATTTTAATAATAAAAAATTAATTTATTATTTAAATAATAATTTAATTAAAAATATATTTATATTATTATTTCCTATTACTCCTACTAATACTAGAAAACTATCTAATAATAAATATACAATAAATAATATATATAGTAAATTAATTGAAATAAATAATATAATAAATTATAAATATAATACTAATTCTTATAATATTAATAAATTAATAAATATATTTAAATTATATAAATTAATTAATAATATTATAAGTATTGATAAAAATTTTTTAATAAATAAAACATCTTTATTAAATTTAAAAAAAAAAAATGGAATTTTAAAACAACAATTACTTGGGTGTAGATCTGATTTTTCTAGTAGGACAGTAATTATTCCTGGTTCGGATATAAATATTAATAATATTGGTATACCTTTAAATATAGTAAAATATATATTATCAGGTTATCTAATACATAATAATAATAATAAAATAACAACAAATAATTTTAAAATACAATTAAATAATATAATTAAATATAATTATATAATAGCAAATAGACCTCCTACTTTACATAAAATGAATATACAATCTTTCTCACCTATAATAATTGAAAATAAAGCTATAAAATTATCTCCATTAACATGTTTAGGTTATAATGCAGATTTTGATGGTGATCAAATGTCGTTATTTGCACCTTATTATAAATCTAGTAATATAGAATCTAAAATAAAATTAAGATTTTTATCAAATATTATGTCACCAACAACATTAAAAAATTTATCTATCCCTACTCAAGGAATATTAGTTGGTTATCTTAATTTAGCTATTATACATGAAATTTATTTTTATAAAAATTTAAATAATTATTTTAATTTAAATTTA